The Daucus carota subsp. sativus chromosome 2, DH1 v3.0, whole genome shotgun sequence genome includes a window with the following:
- the LOC108206898 gene encoding chlorophyllase-1, chloroplastic has translation MSVSDAKPALATSSVFERGNLEVKGIKVEKSAERKALFIVSPTKDGKYPVFLFVHGCCVSNTAYSQLLQHVASHGFIAVAPGDPLVSSLLCCCGDQELDSDANVLDWMPDGLPALLPDNVTPDMTKIAVGGHSRGGKIAFALAISTTNLKISAVFGVDPVAGGSVDNRPQPKIFSYIPRCLDLNIPVAIIGTGLGSQAKCIIPPFAPCGVNHAEFFNESKPPIYYFLAKDYGHGDMLDDGIEYWFTKLLTKHGQGSKELMIKACGGIIVAFLNAKLKDEEEDLRIIGEEPSVAPIKLDPVLYVEN, from the exons ATGTCAGTGAGTGATGCTAAGCCTGCCTTGGCAACAAGTTCAGTATTTGAGAGAGGAAATTTGGAGGTGAAGGGGATCAAAGTGGAGAAATCAGCAGAACGGAAGGCTTTGTTCATCGTTTCGCCGACTAAAGATGGGAAATACCCGGTGTTTCTCTTCGTTCATGGGTGTTGTGTGAGCAATACAGCTTATTCTCAGCTTCTGCAACATGTTGCTTCTCATGGCTTCATAGCTGTTGCTCCTGGTGATCCATTG GTAAGCTCCCTGTTATGTTGTTGCGGAGACCAGGAGTTAGACTCTGATGCCAATGTGCTGGACTGGATGCCCGATGGCCTCCCAGCTCTACTCCCAGACAATGTCACACCAGATATGACCAAAATTGCAGTCGGAGGTCACAGCCGAGGCGGAAAAATAGCATTTGCATTAGCCATATCCACCACAAACCTCAAAATCTCAGCTGTATTTGGTGTTGATCCAGTAGCAGGAGGCAGCGTAGATAATCGACCCCAGCCCAAAATATTTTCCTACATTCCGCGATGCCTAGACCTTAATATTCCTGTGGCTATAATCGGAACCGGATTAGGCAGCCAAGCAAAATGCATAATTCCACCATTTGCCCCGTGCGGGGTTAACCATGCAGAATTTTTTAACGAGAGCAAGCCTccgatatattattttttagctAAAGATTACGGGCATGGGGATATGTTAGACGATGGAATTGAGTACTGGTTTACAAAGTTGTTGACAAAGCACGGGCAGGGTTCAAAAGAGTTGATGATAAAAGCTTGTGGAGGAATTATTGTTGCTTTTCTGAATGCCAAGTTGAAAGATGAAGAGGAAGATCTTAGAATCATTGGGGAGGAACCTAGTGTTGCTCCTATTAAACTTGATCCCGTTCTGTATGTTGAAAACTGA
- the LOC108206323 gene encoding uncharacterized protein LOC108206323 isoform X1, which translates to MEEDANPEKLLHPYELSFSDLLLLSSDEPLSENEIQRLDLITTSIMENLGPNGPGLLAVTAVPGASSLRSSLLRFAPQLALLDFRDLNRLLKENGLGSDVPLKNLERTVSPFTMHLKYGQGVLASSVKVNQLGTEDCMVSDRQGESWASDIKILRNIFEVLGSLMIELGCRLARVCDRVIGDQNLEQSLFEACTAKGRLIHYHSGFDNNFLQEISNRKEYTKGHRGVKSFSNAAKGTEKLFRNNQTSVGSNGTKCDAHEAYLWQQWHYDYGIFTILTEPMFLLPSLSQTTNKDDFPSVLHQELPSPSGHSYLQIYHPSKNGVYLVKMPPDSFLIQVGESADILSKARLRATLHSVGRPARPKDLSRENFVVFLHPAWGKTFSLLNYPVDQQLNECTEESHTNLESEKLAQEIYKIVPPLSTRLKEGMTFAEFSKATTKQYYGGSGLQSKSEGVS; encoded by the exons ATGGAAGAAGACGCAAACCCAGAAAAGCTACTACATCCTTACGAGCTTTCCTTCTCTGATTTGCTTCTCTTATCTTCTGATGAACCTCTTTCTGAAAACGAGATTCAACGGTTGGACTTGATCACGACTAGCATAATGGAAAACCTAGGGCCCAATGGGCCAGGCCTTCTTGCAGTAACTGCTGTCCCGGGTGCTTCATCACTCAGAAGCTCACTTCTTCGCTTCGCTCCTCAGCTTGCTCTTCTCGATTTTCGAGATCTTAACCGTCTTCTTAAG gagAATGGTTTGGGCAGTGATGTCCCATTGAAGAATCTAGAAAGAACTGTCTCGCCTTTTACAATGCACTTGAAGTATGGCCAAGGTGTTCTGGCCAGCAGTGTAAAGGTGAATCAATTGGGTACAGAAGATTGCATGGTTAGTGACAGACAAGGAGAATCTTGGGCAAGTGATATTAAAATTCTAAGAAACATCTTTGAGGTGCTAGGATCTCTCATGATAGAATTAGGTTGTCGCTTAGCACGAGTATGTGACAGAGTTATTGGTGACCAAAATCTTGAGCAAAGCCTATTTGAAGCATGCACAGCTAAAGGGCGACTCATACATTATCATTCAGGTTTTGATAACAATTTTTTACAAGAAATTTCCAATAGAAAGGAGTATACTAAAGGACATCGCGGTGTAAAGTCTTTTAGTAATGCAGCAAAAGGCACAGAAAAGTTATTCAGAAACAATCAGACAAGTGTGGGAAGTAATGGAACCAAATGCGATGCACATGAGGCCTACTTATGGCAGCAGTGGCATTATGATTATGGTATATTCACTATTCTAACTGAACCAATGTTTTTGTTGCCTTCTCTTTCACAAACAACAAATAAAGATGATTTTCCTTCCGTACTACATCAGGAATTACCATCTCCTAGCGGGCATTCATATTTGCAAATATACCATCCAAGTAAAAATGGTGTATATCTGGTGAAGATGCCTCCTGATAGTTTCTTAATTCAGGTTGGGGAATCAGCTGATATTTTATCAAAAGCGAGGCTTCGTGCCACACTTCACTCCGTTGGTAGACCAGCTAGACCAAAAGACTTGAGTAGAGAAAATTTTGTTGTCTTCTTGCATCCAGCATGGGGCAAGACTTTCTCTCTTTTAAATTATCCCGTTGATCAGCAGCTTAATGAGTGTACAGAGGAAAGTCATACCAACCTGGAATCGGAAAAACTAGCTCAAGAAATCTATAAAATAGTTCCACCACTTTCCACACGGTTGAAAGAGGGAATGACTTTTGCAGAATTTTCAAAAGCAACTACAAAGCAATATTATGGTGGCAGTGGTTTGCAGTCAAAGAG TGAAGGTGTTTCCTGA
- the LOC108206323 gene encoding uncharacterized protein LOC108206323 isoform X2, with amino-acid sequence MEEDANPEKLLHPYELSFSDLLLLSSDEPLSENEIQRLDLITTSIMENLGPNGPGLLAVTAVPGASSLRSSLLRFAPQLALLDFRDLNRLLKENGLGSDVPLKNLERTVSPFTMHLKYGQGVLASSVKVNQLGTEDCMVSDRQGESWASDIKILRNIFEVLGSLMIELGCRLARVCDRVIGDQNLEQSLFEACTAKGRLIHYHSGFDNNFLQEISNRKEYTKGHRGVKSFSNAAKGTEKLFRNNQTSVGSNGTKCDAHEAYLWQQWHYDYGIFTILTEPMFLLPSLSQTTNKDDFPSVLHQELPSPSGHSYLQIYHPSKNGVYLVKMPPDSFLIQVGESADILSKARLRATLHSVGRPARPKDLSRENFVVFLHPAWGKTFSLLNYPVDQQLNECTEESHTNLESEKLAQEIYKIVPPLSTRLKEGMTFAEFSKATTKQYYGGSGLQSKRT; translated from the exons ATGGAAGAAGACGCAAACCCAGAAAAGCTACTACATCCTTACGAGCTTTCCTTCTCTGATTTGCTTCTCTTATCTTCTGATGAACCTCTTTCTGAAAACGAGATTCAACGGTTGGACTTGATCACGACTAGCATAATGGAAAACCTAGGGCCCAATGGGCCAGGCCTTCTTGCAGTAACTGCTGTCCCGGGTGCTTCATCACTCAGAAGCTCACTTCTTCGCTTCGCTCCTCAGCTTGCTCTTCTCGATTTTCGAGATCTTAACCGTCTTCTTAAG gagAATGGTTTGGGCAGTGATGTCCCATTGAAGAATCTAGAAAGAACTGTCTCGCCTTTTACAATGCACTTGAAGTATGGCCAAGGTGTTCTGGCCAGCAGTGTAAAGGTGAATCAATTGGGTACAGAAGATTGCATGGTTAGTGACAGACAAGGAGAATCTTGGGCAAGTGATATTAAAATTCTAAGAAACATCTTTGAGGTGCTAGGATCTCTCATGATAGAATTAGGTTGTCGCTTAGCACGAGTATGTGACAGAGTTATTGGTGACCAAAATCTTGAGCAAAGCCTATTTGAAGCATGCACAGCTAAAGGGCGACTCATACATTATCATTCAGGTTTTGATAACAATTTTTTACAAGAAATTTCCAATAGAAAGGAGTATACTAAAGGACATCGCGGTGTAAAGTCTTTTAGTAATGCAGCAAAAGGCACAGAAAAGTTATTCAGAAACAATCAGACAAGTGTGGGAAGTAATGGAACCAAATGCGATGCACATGAGGCCTACTTATGGCAGCAGTGGCATTATGATTATGGTATATTCACTATTCTAACTGAACCAATGTTTTTGTTGCCTTCTCTTTCACAAACAACAAATAAAGATGATTTTCCTTCCGTACTACATCAGGAATTACCATCTCCTAGCGGGCATTCATATTTGCAAATATACCATCCAAGTAAAAATGGTGTATATCTGGTGAAGATGCCTCCTGATAGTTTCTTAATTCAGGTTGGGGAATCAGCTGATATTTTATCAAAAGCGAGGCTTCGTGCCACACTTCACTCCGTTGGTAGACCAGCTAGACCAAAAGACTTGAGTAGAGAAAATTTTGTTGTCTTCTTGCATCCAGCATGGGGCAAGACTTTCTCTCTTTTAAATTATCCCGTTGATCAGCAGCTTAATGAGTGTACAGAGGAAAGTCATACCAACCTGGAATCGGAAAAACTAGCTCAAGAAATCTATAAAATAGTTCCACCACTTTCCACACGGTTGAAAGAGGGAATGACTTTTGCAGAATTTTCAAAAGCAACTACAAAGCAATATTATGGTGGCAGTGGTTTGCAGTCAAAGAG GACCTAA
- the LOC108206323 gene encoding uncharacterized protein LOC108206323 isoform X3, which translates to MEEDANPEKLLHPYELSFSDLLLLSSDEPLSENEIQRLDLITTSIMENLGPNGPGLLAVTAVPGASSLRSSLLRFAPQLALLDFRDLNRLLKENGLGSDVPLKNLERTVSPFTMHLKYGQGVLASSVKVNQLGTEDCMVSDRQGESWASDIKILRNIFEVLGSLMIELGCRLARVCDRVIGDQNLEQSLFEACTAKGRLIHYHSGFDNNFLQEISNRKEYTKGHRGVKSFSNAAKGTEKLFRNNQTSVGSNGTKCDAHEAYLWQQWHYDYGIFTILTEPMFLLPSLSQTTNKDDFPSVLHQELPSPSGHSYLQIYHPSKNGVYLVKMPPDSFLIQVGESADILSKARLRATLHSVGRPARPKDLSRENFVVFLHPAWGKTFSLLNYPVDQQLNECTEESHTNLESEKLAQEIYKIVPPLSTRLKEGMTFAEFSKATTKQYYGGSGLQSKR; encoded by the exons ATGGAAGAAGACGCAAACCCAGAAAAGCTACTACATCCTTACGAGCTTTCCTTCTCTGATTTGCTTCTCTTATCTTCTGATGAACCTCTTTCTGAAAACGAGATTCAACGGTTGGACTTGATCACGACTAGCATAATGGAAAACCTAGGGCCCAATGGGCCAGGCCTTCTTGCAGTAACTGCTGTCCCGGGTGCTTCATCACTCAGAAGCTCACTTCTTCGCTTCGCTCCTCAGCTTGCTCTTCTCGATTTTCGAGATCTTAACCGTCTTCTTAAG gagAATGGTTTGGGCAGTGATGTCCCATTGAAGAATCTAGAAAGAACTGTCTCGCCTTTTACAATGCACTTGAAGTATGGCCAAGGTGTTCTGGCCAGCAGTGTAAAGGTGAATCAATTGGGTACAGAAGATTGCATGGTTAGTGACAGACAAGGAGAATCTTGGGCAAGTGATATTAAAATTCTAAGAAACATCTTTGAGGTGCTAGGATCTCTCATGATAGAATTAGGTTGTCGCTTAGCACGAGTATGTGACAGAGTTATTGGTGACCAAAATCTTGAGCAAAGCCTATTTGAAGCATGCACAGCTAAAGGGCGACTCATACATTATCATTCAGGTTTTGATAACAATTTTTTACAAGAAATTTCCAATAGAAAGGAGTATACTAAAGGACATCGCGGTGTAAAGTCTTTTAGTAATGCAGCAAAAGGCACAGAAAAGTTATTCAGAAACAATCAGACAAGTGTGGGAAGTAATGGAACCAAATGCGATGCACATGAGGCCTACTTATGGCAGCAGTGGCATTATGATTATGGTATATTCACTATTCTAACTGAACCAATGTTTTTGTTGCCTTCTCTTTCACAAACAACAAATAAAGATGATTTTCCTTCCGTACTACATCAGGAATTACCATCTCCTAGCGGGCATTCATATTTGCAAATATACCATCCAAGTAAAAATGGTGTATATCTGGTGAAGATGCCTCCTGATAGTTTCTTAATTCAGGTTGGGGAATCAGCTGATATTTTATCAAAAGCGAGGCTTCGTGCCACACTTCACTCCGTTGGTAGACCAGCTAGACCAAAAGACTTGAGTAGAGAAAATTTTGTTGTCTTCTTGCATCCAGCATGGGGCAAGACTTTCTCTCTTTTAAATTATCCCGTTGATCAGCAGCTTAATGAGTGTACAGAGGAAAGTCATACCAACCTGGAATCGGAAAAACTAGCTCAAGAAATCTATAAAATAGTTCCACCACTTTCCACACGGTTGAAAGAGGGAATGACTTTTGCAGAATTTTCAAAAGCAACTACAAAGCAATATTATGGTGGCAGTGGTTTGCAGTCAAAGAGGTAG
- the LOC108209285 gene encoding protein NETWORKED 1D has protein sequence MASLSQEELEHKYSWWWDSHICPKNSRWLQENLTDMDSKIKSMIKLIEEDADSFARRAEMYYKKRPELMKLVEEFYRAYRALAERYDHTTGVLHQAHRTMAEAFPNQIPFLLLDDAPTNTGSEAEPKIPNMSTPPQASFCTDELQNNAPGLSFSHSHTNKRKEVQSDSAISKGSLEQFNGLFRYAESKKSEEGRVRRSLNFNDDVESEHVNKFEEEILTLNDAFAKLEAEKDGLNQYKQRLEHVQKLEVAVSHAEKDSRELREQAIRDKSEIQALKKVISEFEAEKKAGLLQYELCLEKIGNLENILFQAQKNVVDLDKRATKAEADAHTSAKELAKVEAERDTIVNQYERSLQMRSDLEKKVLLAEERAEVEVQTSKFAISKLIEEKEAAGIKNEQCLETISSLELEISAAGKEVQNLKGEMNCKIEKQFSQVEISNQSLHTELETLVLKVDTQSEELTQKQKELGRLWACIQEERLRFMEADTAFRTFQLAHSQAQEDLRSLASELQKKSETLKDIETHNDSLQNDILKLKDENKSLNELNLSSTIFMTGMQNDIYRLRERNGKLEAEIDLRLDQGNTLQQEIDSLREELRDVNSKHHAVLKQVDAVGLNPESFQTAVKELQDENLKLRNSCGRERSGREALVEKLRTYEKLLDKNAVLENSMSELGTELENVRRKISVLEASCQSLLQDKSTLFDEKASLMTQLQLTADHMRKLSERNTISENCLSDTRDELEMLKEKSKILEDSCLLLVNQKSGLVTENGNLSSQLKLTQQLLNDIEKRSMELEENCSALEKDKIITLDEVKCLKVHLEVQKQEQYNFAQLSSAQFAGLVDKVHLLHEESWNRIRELEGELDKALDCQIETFVLHECVHDLRDKNSIMLIECQKLLEASKLSEKLISELEEENLEQQVEVKCLFHQHNSLRISMSQLLKAFNIVPDHACKHEDMQGKTSLDHILSKVEDIKSSLSITQDENQLRDVEMSVLITLLSQLRSEAETIQIEKNITDKELRIRSEQCMMLGSECQKLSKLTEELIIKVTDGYHKEEELMKRVENLLGKLLVVEGAYDNLQEEKTRVCEEKEVLVKELLNLKKKNHTVEEEEYAIYGEMVFLHVLSLIFMNFLDERSKEMKRLSDDVDKLHGINDALEKKLSITQEELDNLQVRNLCLKETLSKTDDELRETTYHVGYLKQDIANGKDLLHQKERDLFEAEQKFIIWENEKLHFSKDMDTLKREYDGVQMIREDQEKYIAKLSGDNDRLSNENQFLAKAKRKFEVELCLLRDLQETSRSKEEHLCSELQNKNDEIDLLQTQAVALFVELQSSTVARTLLEEKVNELVKKVISLQDEKNINSMKNALLDEKFGILEGQNEELKSQYVKLGQAVTSLMESVSSLEKHTFMHKNIQEPTNEEVKEVHLLDRDAIIPYASSNLHSLQVRIKAIENTVIEMARLATQDNLNAYSKLETTVKQMEELRTANRSLKGKLKPLSEISELPGIPPKDIMLDHRSESSSYGLGRRHYVGPDNQMLELWETVDEDSSINLSVGKGKKVVGAPTKKEWSEALKHKGASFSSDFIVEKEIGMNILEISRKFKETRQEGNKRKVLERLNSDVQKLTNLQITVQDLNRKVGIMEKSRSGKALNGNDSIKLKLEEAETAIQKLFDLNDKLTKNVEEISTPSAKIATMKSGDSGSTRRKRISEQARRVSEKISELQLEIQRIQFDLMKVDNGNESRGKFRVTETNRRILLKDYLYTGARKSPRRKKAPFCACMEPPTRGD, from the exons ATGGCTTCTTTATCACAAGAGGAACTAGAGCACAAGTACTCATGGTGGTGGGATAGTCACATATGTCCAAAAAACTCAAGGTGGCTTCAGGAAAATCTTACTG ACATGGATTCCAAGATAAAATCAATGATCAAACTTATAGAAGAGGATGCTGATTCCTTTGCAAGAAGGGCGGAGATGTACTATAAAAAACGGCCGGAGCTTATGAAATTGGTTGAGGAATTCTACAGAGCATATCGAGCATTGGCTGAAAGATATGATCATACAACAGGAGTGCTCCACCAGGCCCACCGAACAATGGCAGAGGCATTTCCAAATCAAATCCCCTTTTTACTCCTCGACGATGCACCTACAAATACCGGTTCTGAGGCTGAACCAAAAATACCTAACATGTCAACTCCCCCACAAGCATCTTTTTGCACTGACGAGCTCCAGAATAATGCTCCTGGACTATCTTTTTCTCATTCTCATACTAACAAAAGAAAGGAGGTGCAGTCTGATTCTGCAATTAGTAAAGGTAGTCTAGAACAGTTCAATGGTTTATTTCGTTATGCAGAATCTAAGAAATCAGAAGAAGGTAGGGTAAGAAGAAGTCTTAACTTCAATGATGATGTGGAGTCTGAGCATGTGAATAAATTTGAGGAGGAAATACTAACATTAAATGATGCCTTTGCCAAACTAGAGGCAGAAAAAGATGGTCTAAATCAGTATAAACAGCGTCTCGAGCATGTACAAAAGCTAGAAGTGGCTGTTTCTCATGCTGAAAAGGATTCTCGCGAACTGAGAGAGCAAGCAATCAGGGATAAATCTGAAATTCAAGCCCTGAAGAAAGTTATCTCCGAGTTTGAAGCTGAAAAAAAGGCCGGCCTTTTGCAATATGAGCTGTGTTTGGAGAAGATCGGTAACCTGGAGAACATTTTATTTCAAGCTCAGAAGAATGTTGTGGATCTTGATAAACGCGCTACTAAAGCTGAAGCTGATGCTCACACTTCAGCTAAGGAACTGGCTAAAGTAGAAGCAGAAAGGGATACCATTGTCAATCAGTATGAACGATCTTTACAGATGAGATCGGACCTGGAGAAAAAGGTACTGCTTGCTGAAGAGAGGGCAGAAGTTGAAGTTCAAACTTCAAAGTTTGCCATCTCAAAATTGATTGAAGAGAAGGAAGCTGCAGGAATAAAAAATGAGCAGTGCTTGGAGACCATTTCTTCTCTAGAGCTTGAAATCTCTGCTGCGGGCAAAGAGGTTCAGAATCTCAAAGGTGAGATGAATTGTAAAATTGAAAAGCAGTTTTCGCAGGTAGAGATATCAAACCAGTCACTTCACACAGAGTTGGAAACTTTGGTTCTGAAGGTAGACACTCAAAGTGAAGAACTTACACAGAAACAGAAGGAGCTAGGAAGACTTTGGGCATGCATACAAGAAGAGCGATTGCGGTTCATGGAGGCTGACACTGCATTCCGAACTTTTCAGCTTGCTCACTCACAAGCTCAGGAAGATCTGAGATCTTTGGCTTCAGAGCTACAGAAGAAGTCCGAAACTTTGAAGGATATTGAAACTCATAATGACAGTCTGCAGAATGACATATTGAAGCTTAAAGATGAGAACAAAAGCCTAAATGAACTGAACCTATCATCTACTATTTTCATGACGGGAATGCAAAATGATATTTATAGATTAAGAGAAAGAAACGGGAAGCTGGAAGCTGAGATCGATCTTCGATTAGATCAAGGAAATACTCTTCAGCAAGAAATTGACTCTCTGAGAGAGGAATTGAGAGATGTGAACAGTAAACACCATGCAGTTTTGAAGCAAGTTGATGCAGTGGGCCTAAACCCAGAATCTTTTCAAACAGCGGTGAAGGAATTGCAGGATGAGAACTTGAAACTAAGAAATTCATGTGGGAGAGAAAGAAGTGGGAGAGAAGCCCTTGTGGAGAAGTTGAGAACTTACGAAAAGCTTCTTGATAAAAATGCGGTCTTGGAGAATTCCATGTCAGAATTAGGGACTGAATTAGAAAATGTGAGAAGGAAGATTAGTGTGCTGGAAGCATCATGCCAATCTCTTTTACAGGATAAATCTACTCTTTTCGATGAAAAGGCATCTCTAATGACTCAACTGCAATTAACTGCTGATCATATGCGGAAACTCTCGGAGAGGAATACCATTTCGGAAAATTGCCTTTCTGATACACGCGATGAACTTGAAATGTTGAAGGAAAAGTCAAAGATTTTAGAAGATTCATGCCTGCTTCTGGTCAATCAGAAATCTGGCCTTGTTACAGAAAATGGTAATTTATCTTCCCAACTTAAATTAACTCAGCAACTCTTGAATGACATAGAAAAGAGATCAATGGAGTTGGAGGAGAATTGCTCAGCTTTGGAGAAAGATAAGATAATTACACTTGATGAAGTAAAATGTTTAAAAGTTCACTTGGAGGTGCAGAAACAGGAGCAATACAACTTTGCTCAATTGAGTTCCGCACAATTTGCCGGTTTAGTAGACAAGGTCCATCTCCTACATGAAGAAAGTTGGAACAGAATTAGAGAATTAGAAGGAGAACTAGATAAAGCTCTCGACTGCCAAATTGAAACCTTTGTCTTGCACGAATGTGTACATGATCTGAGAGATAAAAACTCAATTATGTTGATTGAGTGCCAGAAACTATTGGAGGCATCTAAATTGTCGGAAAAATTAATTTCTGAGCTAGAGGAAGAGAATCTTGAGCAGCAGGTGGAGGTGAAATGTCTGTTTCATCAACACAACTCACTACGAATAAGTATGTCTCAGCTGCTGAAAGCTTTTAACATTGTTCCAGACCATGCATGCAAACATGAAGATATGCAAGGGAAAACGAGTCTGGACCATATTTTAAGCAAAGTTGAAGATATTAAAAGTTCTCTATCAATAACTCAGGATGAAAACCAGCTAAGGGATGTTGAGATGTCGGTACTTATTACTCTACTTAGTCAATTGAGGTCAGAAGCAGAAACTATTCAGATTGAGAAAAACATTACTGATAAAGAGTTGCGGATCAGGTCAGAACAATGCATGATGCTTGGAAGCGAGTGTCAAAAACTTTCCAAGTTGACAGAAGAGCTGATAATAAAAGTAACTGATGGGTATCATAAAGAAGAAGAACTCATGAAGAGGGTAGAAAATCTTCTTGGAAAGTTGTTGGTTGTTGAAGGAGCTTATGATAATTTACAAGAGGAGAAAACACGAGTTTGTGAGGAAAAGGAGGTCTTAGTGAAGGaacttttaaatttaaagaaaaagaatcaCACTGTAGAAGAGGAAGAGTATGCTATCTATGGTGAGATGGTGTTTTTACATGTTCTCTCTTTAATTTTCATGAATTTTCTGGATGAGAGATCCAAAGAAATGAAAAGGCTTAGTGATGACGTGGACAAACTTCATGGCATCAATGATGCCCTAGAAAAGAAATTGAGCATCACACAGGAGGAGTTGGATAATCTGCAAGTGAGGAACCTGTGTCTGAAGGAGACCTTGAGTAAGACCGATGATGAGTTGAGAGAAACCACCTATCATGTTGGTTACTTAAAACAAGACATTGCAAACGGCAAGGATCTCTTGCACCAGAAAGAAAGGGATCTTTTTGAAGCTGAACAGAAATTCATTATTTGGGAAAATGAGAAATTACACTTTTCTAAGGATATGGATACTTTAAAGAGGGAATATGATGGGGTTCAGATGATCAGGGAAGATCAAGAGAAATACATAGCCAAACTAAGTGGAGATAATGATCGTCTAAGTAATGAGAATCAGTTCCTTGCTAAAGCAAAACGGAAATTTGAGGTTGAGTTGTGCCTTCTGCGTGATCTACAGGAAACATCTAGAAGCAAAGAGGAACACTTGTGTTCTGAACTGCAAAACAAAAATGATGAGATTGACCTGTTGCAGACACAAGCAGTAGCGCTGTTTGTGGAGTTGCAATCCTCCACTGTAGCTCGAACACTGTTGGAAGAAAAGGTCAACGAGCTTGTTAAGAAAGTCATCAGCCTTCAAGATGAAAAGAATATTAACAGTATGAAAAATGCATTGCTTGATGAAAAGTTTGGCATTCTGGAAGGTCAGAACGAAGAACTCAAATCTCAGTATGTTAAGCTTGGCCAAGCTGTGACCTCACTGATGGAAAGTGTATCGTCCCTGGAAAAGCACACATTTATGCATAAAAATATTCAAGAACCTACTAATGAGGAAGTCAAG GAGGTTCACTTGCTAGATCGGGATGCCATCATTCCATATGCATCATCAAACTTGCACAGTTTGCAAGTAAGAATCAAAGCCATTGAAAATACAGTCATTGAAATGGCAAGGCTTGCGACACAGGATAACCTGAATGCATATAGCAAATTGGAGACTACAGTGAAACAGATGGAAGAATTAAGAACTGCAAACCGCTCCCTTAAAGGAAAGCTAAAGCCATTATCTGAAATCTCAGAGTTGCCTGGTATTCCGCCAAAAGACATTATGCTCGATCACAGATCTGAAAGTTCATCATACGGCCTAGGCAGGAGACACTATGTTGGGCCAGATAATCAGATGCTTGAGTTGTGGGAAACTGTGGATGAAGATAGCAGCATTAATCTTTCTGTTGGGAAGGGAAAGAAGGTGGTTGGTGCACCCACCAAAAAAGAATGGTCTGAAGCATTAAAACATAAGGGTGCGTCTTTCTCTTCAGATTTTATTGTCGAGAAAGAAATAGGAATGAACATATTAGAGATCTCAAGAAAATTCAAAGAAACTCGTCAGGAAGGGAACAAGAGAAAGGTCCTGGAAAGACTTAATTCTGATGTCCAGAAATTGACGAACCTTCAGATTACTGTGCAAGATCTAAACAGGAAAGTTGGGATCATGGAGAAAAGCAGAAGTGGTAAAGCTCTAAACGGAAATGATAGTATAAAGTTGAAGCTGGAAGAAGCTGAAACAGCAATTCAGAAGTTGTTTGACCTCAACgacaaattaacaaaaaatgTTGAAGAAATTTCAACGCCTTCTGCTAAAATTGCTACAATGAAGTCCGGAGATAGTGGGAGCACGAGAAGGAAAAGAATTTCAGAACAAGCGCGAAGAGTGTCTGAAAAGATTTCCGAGCTGCAGTTGGAGATACAGAGAATACAGTTCGACTTGATGAAAGTCGACAATGGCAATGAAAGCAGAGGTAAATTTAGAGTTACAGAGACCAATAGAAGAATCCTTCTCAAGGACTATCTGTACACTGGGGCAAGGAAAAGCCCCAGGCGAAAGAAGGCTCCATTTTGTGCATGCATGGAGCCTCCAACAAGAGGAGACTAG